Genomic DNA from Papaver somniferum cultivar HN1 unplaced genomic scaffold, ASM357369v1 unplaced-scaffold_160, whole genome shotgun sequence:
gaatgtacgatagagtgacaaaatagatttttttcttttgcaccaacttctatgaagaatgtttctttctttttcatcgcgttcactttgtgatgctctggtggtggtggcagtggttgagattgtgggtgccctaccaaaaagtggtttagttttccttgatcaatcattctcaaaataattctttttacattcctacaatcatttgttgtatgtccatgaaaatgatgataagaacaaaactcatggcttctgtggtttggaggtggttccgttcccatgttccatggtgttggtatattctccatcaagattatagcttcccatatcttctccacacttgcatttagaggtggcatcttgatttcttcccatactaccttgtgacctccttgtcctctattatagttttgtctttgacctccataagtttcttgtggttgatcgattctttgaatcttgttatttccaccacgattgtagaaatttctttctctttcatactcttcttgatctcggcttcccatagccaccagtttttgttgattgttacccgtcaccttctcttgttgtacttgcgaagtattcactAATGTGTTTATTAACTtcggtaataagcttgcattcgctgtttgtgagctggtgttcgcaactggatatgattccatttcattttgcctttcctctagagcaatgtattcttcttgaagttctcgcaattcagtcattgtgatcgtattcttgactctgaaaatttggacatacaataggtttgttgcaaacataacattgataaatgataatataagatatctctcatctacacggccagtcatttcgctacacatagttctccatcttttagtcaggtgtttcaaactttctccaatcctctgttttaatccaaacacatattctataccaggtcgcgaagaattattacttatatatatgcccctaagaatgtagtctgcaaatgattgaaggatgttattgtgttatttggtagaccttcaaaccatttataacgcctctcctgttaagctggatgcgaaatattttcacaatacggcatcatgaatttcccattgtaacatgcacctcacataggctttaatgtgttgaattgcacaagttgttccatcaaaaatgctggttaatgcgggcaaattgcatttcggtggtattcctcctaattgtacttcccttgtaaatggagttttcgcagcttcttctattgcttcatctaattgtattctgtctacttctcctctattatttagcattcctctcatttcttctaattctttcaagatttgtttatttacacctgaatcttgatccattggtctttttaatttcacctctcttcttctgcgttcatgtctatcttctctcgtgaaattttgcatttcttcttcattatcctcatctcgtcttcttctgcgattctcttcctcatctctatctcgaattcgcatatgatgatgcctttcattttcccctccatgattttgttaatttcttatcaatttcattcgctgtctttcagccatcctctgtactctatcatactcctcattgagattaccgttattccggttttgtgtacgccttctttctcgattgtcgtgattgttctggcgaattgtctcctgaagctcttgttcttccattgccgctctcaatctttcacgttcgcagattaaacgtgcttgttcagcataatgtctttcaatttcttcttcaattgtctgttgatttctttgattttctctttcatgtaaaattcttcttccttcctctcgatttccttcgccatcttggtcatctcgtccctgacgttgttcgttctcttgatttccaccatttttcccatcctcaaaagtttcattttgtggaacataacgatcattagctctttctctattttcgcgatattcttcattaggatttgatatttcttcttgaatattgtttccagcattgattgtgggtgagtttcgcctcatttctcttctagtcgatcttgaatatgattttgtaatacttctcgatcttctattatgtagtcttatattctccatccttaattcgtgattttgccttgttagatttgcacgttcttatgcctcggctcttctttcttcatgtattcttcgtctcaacgtttctaacgctccaatttcctcatctccatgaattattccttcatctgcttcttgatttctctctccctgtctatggtttctgttttgttgctcttcttctacttcttctgccgaatttgattgccaagtgtgtatactcaccctatcataatctgtattcctcccatgtactagtgtttgttgaattggtggttgaatttgattttctccattatttctcattctagtagattctcccatttcacttctttctctcccaacaattctcttgcttcttctaacagtagtcggttgttcagatgtatttcttcttctagccatttcttcaatgttaacaatattgcaagaaattatgtaaaattcttaatcaatcactctaaatcttcacaaatctcaatattaatcttccctgtttctagcgccattatgtagttgcaggaaatcctacactacacccctcatatgatttcattattactcaactcatttttagaattacactattaattttattgatcaatcttcgaatgttcttacaagaaaagataaaggaatcaagaatgacctctattctagactttctctctcctgtttacttgtttcttactcaaaaaagatctctccctttctttacaacttgaacgactatttatagggaaatacatagtggatgacagctaatctgtcctttactttcgggtatggtctgcgacattctcgcaaccttacaaatattaatttcgcaagctctctaattttcgcaggactatcacatctttctcgtgatcctaactgtcgtcgtttatcgtatcatttctgaaattgttctgcgaagctgttgtgttgtgttgttgataatttcgttgagatattatcgttgcgagattctgatcctacaacgcATATAGTTTTCATGTATTACTAGGGTCAGAGTATATTACGAATAAAAAACTTCCATTGCTATGTTGTGTTTATAAAAACACGTCGCAACTAgacaaaataaactaaaaagaaaacaTCAAGTAGCTTCCAAGTAACAATATTCCCTCTAGTCGAAGAGATTCATAATCATATCGTCGTCATCGctctcttctttctcttcctccttcttcttcttctcttcggcAGCAGGAGCTTCCACAGCTGTTGCACCACCACCTGTGGAAGCAGAGACAGCAACGGCAGTAGCACCAACGTTGGTGATCAAGTCTTCAACGTTCTTCCTCTCAACAAACTTAGCGAAGAGGCCAGGCCAGTAAGACTCACATTGGACATTGGCCTTCTTTACCAAAGTTGAAATCTTGTCAGCCTGTAGGAAATAAGTTTAATGTCAAACACAACATCAAGAGGCATTCTATATATATAtctaacaaaaaagaaaaacaagcaaGTAAGAATAACTTACAGTAATGGGAATTCCGTCGTCATGAAGAATCAAGGTGGCGTAAGTGCAAGCGACTTCTCCACTGGAAGACATCTTTGCAGCAGAGATTAATTTGGATTTGAAACTAGCTAGAGAGACTCCTCCTGTACTGATAAGTTACACAAGTGTGAATCCATAGTTATATTAATTTGGAGGCTCAGCTTGATGTGGATTTCGCAGAAGTTTATGCCAATTCCACCCTTTATGAGTAAGTAGAGTAGCATAAGGTCTGTATCTTAATAAATCTTGACCTGAGCAGAAGTTCGAGTATTCTACTAAATAGTTATATTAATGCATTCCAGGAGAAATCAACAACTTATCAAAGAATTAAGCACGCCGGCACAAGATTCGCAAGACCTTCACTTTCCTAcggaatattctcaagattttaTTACTCAATGCAAAGCGTGTTTCTGGAAACAACATTGGTCATACTGGAGGAACCCGAAATATAATGCAATCCGGTTATTTACAACTACAGTCATTGGTGTTTTATTTGGGGTTATCTTTTGGAACAAAGGAGACAAAGTGtaagaatttcatctctttagtGAGGCTTGGAAGTTAGTTAAGAGTGTAGGTTTTATATCTTACGGAAATTCATTTAATGTTACAGGTCTAAACAACAAGACTTGCAGAATCTGCTTGGAGCTATGTACGCTGCTACTCTTTTTCTTGGAGCGGGTAATGCATCTTCTGTTCAGTCTATTGTGGCAGTTGAGAGGACTGTTCTCTATCGTGAAAGAGCTGCGGGAATGTACTCAGCATTGCCTTACGCATTTGCACAGGTAAAAGACTACTATTGAAACCCAAGGTGCATTTGGTACTTCACAATAAGGAAACTGATAGAACTTCTTCTTTTTGTAGGTGGCCATCGAAGTGATCTACGTATTTGTTCAAACCTTAATTTACTCTCTTATCCTTTTCTCTATGATTGGATTTCCTTGGAGCGCTGCCAAGTTCCTTTACTTCTTCTACTTCATGTTCATGTGCTTTACCTACTTCACAATGTACGGAATGATGACAGTGGCAATGACTCCAGCGCCTGAAATTGCTGCCATCGCTATGTCCTTCTTTTTAGGTTTATGGAATTTGTTTTCTGGATTCCTCATTCCTAGGCCGGTATGTAATCTTTGTCTCCCCTTTGACGTACACACTAGAACTTACATTTCAAGTCTGACACTTAAATTTGACAATTGCAGCAAATCCCAATATGGTGGCGATGGTACTACTGGGCTTCACCTGTTGCTTGGACTCTCTATGGTCTAGTGACATCTCAGGTCGGCGACAGGACAAACGAGTTGCAGATTCCAGGGTTGCCAATCAATCCAACAGTGCAGAAGTACTTGCAAGAAAGTTACGGCTGGGAATATGGCTTCCTTAAATGGGTTGTCTTAGCCCATATCGGGTTTGTCCTTGCTTTCTTCTTTGTCTTTGCTTATGGAATCAAGTACCTCAATTtccaaagaagatgatgaatggaCTTAAAGCTCGAACATCTCTTTAGTACGTCTCGTTAATATTTCGTAAAGTTGATCGATTTTGAATTTAAATTGGAATGTATACGAGTTTATCTCAAGTTAGAAGAGAAGAAATTGCATATATCTGTAGTTTGATTGTAATCTGTATTGCTAGCGAAAGAGGAACGTGTAGATTATTACGAATAAAAAACTGCCACTGCTGTGTTTATAAACAAAACAATAATAAGCTTAACAACGTCATAAccaaacaaaataaactaaagaAAGCATCAAGCAGCTTCCAAGAAACAATGTGCGCTCTAGTCGAAGATACTGAACAAGTCCATATCTTCGTCATCActctcttctttctcttccttcttcttcttctcttcggcAGCAGGAGCTTCAACAGCTGTTGCACCACCTGTCGAAGCAGAGACAGCAACGGCAGCACCACCAGTAGCACCAACGTTGGTGATCAAGTCTTCAACGTTCTTCCTCTCAACAAACTTAGCGAAGAGGCTAGGCCAGTAAGACTCACATTGGACATTGGCTTTCTTTACCAGAGTTAAAATCTTTTCAGCCTGTGTTGGAAACCAGTTGAATGTCAAACCCAACGTTAAGAAGCATTCTACATACCAAAACATATAAAGAAAAGAGAGGAAGTAAGAATTACTT
This window encodes:
- the LOC113337500 gene encoding 60S acidic ribosomal protein P1-like; protein product: MSSSGEVACTYATLILHDDGIPITADKISTLVKKANVQCESYWPGLFAKFVERKNVEDLITNVGATAVAVSASTGGGATAVEAPAAEEKKKKEEEKEESDDDDMIMNLFD
- the LOC113337557 gene encoding pleiotropic drug resistance protein 2-like, with amino-acid sequence LEAQLDVDFAEVYANSTLYERNQQLIKELSTPAQDSQDLHFPTEYSQDFITQCKACFWKQHWSYWRNPKYNAIRLFTTTVIGVLFGVIFWNKGDKVSKQQDLQNLLGAMYAATLFLGAGNASSVQSIVAVERTVLYRERAAGMYSALPYAFAQVAIEVIYVFVQTLIYSLILFSMIGFPWSAAKFLYFFYFMFMCFTYFTMYGMMTVAMTPAPEIAAIAMSFFLGLWNLFSGFLIPRPQIPIWWRWYYWASPVAWTLYGLVTSQVGDRTNELQIPGLPINPTVQKYLQESYGWEYGFLKWVVLAHIGFVLAFFFVFAYGIKYLNFQRR
- the LOC113337498 gene encoding 60S acidic ribosomal protein P1-like isoform X1; translation: MSSNGEVACTYAALILHDDGIPITAEKILTLVKKANVQCESYWPSLFAKFVERKNVEDLITNVGATGGAAVAVSASTGGATAVEAPAAEEKKKKEEKEESDDEDMDLFSIFD
- the LOC113337498 gene encoding 60S acidic ribosomal protein P1-like isoform X2; the protein is MSSNGEVACTYAALILHDDGIPITAEKILTLVKKANVQCESYWPSLFAKFVERKNVEDLITNVGATGGGATAVEAPAAEEKKKKEEKEESDDEDMDLFSIFD